The following proteins come from a genomic window of Crinalium epipsammum PCC 9333:
- a CDS encoding excisionase family DNA-binding protein has product MTVSTDRSVSAIAPTEKDATEAGAARRVLASYSLPQPLHALKLILDDATGSTVTIPAAAYKLLVEILAQMAEGNAVSIVPIKKEITTQEAADILNVSRPYFVKLLESGKIPYRKVGTRRRVLTTDVLDYKNQIDTQRMQTLMELAAQAQELNMGY; this is encoded by the coding sequence ATGACAGTTTCAACAGACCGTTCTGTTTCTGCGATCGCACCCACCGAAAAAGATGCGACGGAAGCGGGTGCTGCTAGGAGAGTATTGGCATCATATTCGCTTCCTCAACCATTGCACGCGCTCAAGCTGATACTAGATGATGCGACTGGTTCAACGGTGACTATACCAGCCGCCGCTTACAAGTTGCTGGTAGAAATTCTGGCACAGATGGCTGAAGGTAATGCCGTTAGCATTGTCCCAATTAAGAAGGAAATCACTACCCAAGAAGCGGCTGATATCCTGAATGTCTCTCGTCCTTATTTTGTTAAATTACTTGAGTCAGGGAAAATTCCTTACCGGAAAGTGGGAACACGTCGTCGGGTGCTAACTACTGATGTACTTGATTACAAAAACCAGATTGATACGCAAAGGATGCAGACTCTTATGGAACTAGCTGCCCAAGCCCAAGAATTGAATATGGGATACTAA
- a CDS encoding PIN domain-containing protein, with the protein MATFTAVYDACVLYPAPLRDFLMWLALTDLFKARWTEEIHAEWIRNVLLNRPDLTIEQLTRTKNLMNANVRDCLVTGYSELIPSLELKDPGDRHVLAAAICCHADFIVTFNLKDFPEQALAPKFIEAIHPDEFIKQLIDLNPVAVCAAALRQRTSLKNPQLTRQEYLDTLALLGLTLSVAALRDLCQEI; encoded by the coding sequence GTGGCTACTTTTACGGCGGTCTACGATGCTTGTGTTTTATATCCAGCACCACTGAGAGATTTTTTGATGTGGTTGGCGCTGACAGATTTATTTAAGGCTCGTTGGACAGAAGAAATTCATGCTGAGTGGATCAGAAATGTTCTCTTAAACCGTCCAGATCTAACAATAGAGCAGCTAACCAGAACTAAAAACTTGATGAATGCTAATGTCCGAGATTGTTTGGTGACAGGTTATTCAGAGCTAATCCCAAGTCTTGAACTCAAAGATCCAGGCGATCGCCATGTTTTGGCAGCAGCAATTTGTTGTCATGCTGATTTCATCGTTACTTTCAACCTGAAAGACTTTCCAGAACAGGCACTTGCACCAAAATTTATTGAAGCTATTCACCCAGACGAGTTTATTAAACAGTTGATTGACCTCAATCCAGTAGCGGTTTGTGCCGCAGCTTTAAGGCAAAGAACATCTCTTAAAAATCCACAGTTAACGCGCCAAGAGTATTTAGATACACTTGCACTACTTGGATTAACGTTGTCAGTTGCGGCACTGCGGGATTTGTGTCAGGAGATTTAG